The following are encoded together in the Actinoplanes sp. N902-109 genome:
- a CDS encoding ABC transporter ATP-binding protein yields MSAEPVLEIKNLNVGYGLGDQAVRAVRDVNLTLHRGEVLGLAGESGSGKSTLAYGLTRLLAPPGVITGGEVIYHPENGEPYDVLGLSDKGLRDFRWAETAIVFQGAMNSLNPVHKISTQLTDVLAAHEPTMSAHSRTARAREMLKLVGIAPDRMDAYPHQLSGGMRQRVMIGMALILQPQVVIMDEPTTALDVVMQRQILGQLIELRERLGFSVIFITHDLSLLVEFSNRIAIMYGGRIVEEAQAATLYKDSLHPYSAGLLGSFPALRGPRRELAGIPGSPPDLKGMPTGCSFHPRCPQRFDPCADTIPVLGNPGTPDGATRTVACWLHPVKEPVA; encoded by the coding sequence ATGAGCGCTGAGCCCGTACTCGAGATCAAGAACTTGAATGTCGGTTACGGCCTGGGCGACCAAGCCGTGCGCGCGGTCCGGGACGTCAACCTGACGCTGCACCGCGGGGAGGTCCTCGGGCTGGCCGGCGAGTCCGGCTCCGGCAAGTCGACGCTGGCGTACGGTCTCACCCGGCTGCTGGCCCCGCCGGGGGTCATCACCGGCGGCGAGGTCATCTACCACCCGGAGAACGGCGAGCCGTACGACGTGCTGGGCCTGAGCGACAAGGGCCTGCGCGACTTCCGGTGGGCGGAGACGGCCATCGTGTTCCAGGGCGCGATGAACTCGCTCAACCCGGTGCACAAGATCTCCACCCAGCTCACCGACGTCCTCGCGGCGCACGAGCCGACGATGTCGGCGCACAGCCGCACCGCCCGGGCCCGCGAGATGCTCAAGCTCGTCGGCATCGCCCCGGACCGGATGGACGCCTATCCGCACCAGCTCTCCGGCGGCATGCGCCAGCGCGTGATGATCGGCATGGCGCTGATCCTGCAACCGCAGGTGGTCATCATGGACGAGCCGACCACCGCGCTCGACGTGGTGATGCAGCGGCAGATCCTGGGCCAGCTGATCGAGCTGCGCGAGCGGCTGGGCTTCTCGGTCATCTTCATCACCCACGACCTGTCGCTGCTGGTCGAGTTCTCCAACCGGATCGCCATCATGTACGGCGGCCGGATCGTCGAGGAGGCGCAGGCGGCCACGCTCTACAAGGACTCGCTGCACCCGTACAGCGCCGGCCTGCTCGGGTCGTTCCCCGCGCTCCGCGGTCCCCGCCGCGAACTGGCCGGCATCCCCGGTTCGCCGCCGGACCTCAAGGGCATGCCGACCGGCTGCTCGTTCCATCCGCGCTGCCCCCAGCGCTTCGACCCCTGTGCCGACACCATCCCCGTCCTCGGCAACCCGGGCACCCCCGACGGCGCCACCCGCACCGTCGCCTGCTGGTTGCATCCCGTGAAGGAGCCCGTCGCATGA
- a CDS encoding SAM-dependent methyltransferase, with protein sequence MTEADIDTSRPHVARMYDYYLGGKDNFAVDREAVVAVEAAMPEVRRLALENRAFLRRAVTYMAGCGIDQFIDIGAGLPTVGNTHEVAQAAVPGARVVYVDNDPIVLAHGRALLATTADTQVVTADLRAPAEVVEHPDVRGLIDFSRPVGVLLIAMTHFLREDEREPVMGVLRDALAPGSMLALTHVTVDKHAPEAVEGVEAVYRRTPTPIYFRRHAGIARFFDGFDLVEPGLVTVDEWRPDGTDNLAPTRWLYGGVGRRS encoded by the coding sequence ATGACGGAAGCCGACATCGACACCAGCCGGCCGCATGTGGCCCGGATGTACGACTACTACCTCGGGGGCAAGGACAACTTCGCCGTCGATCGGGAAGCTGTCGTCGCGGTGGAGGCGGCGATGCCCGAGGTGCGCCGGCTGGCCCTGGAGAACCGGGCGTTCCTGCGCCGGGCCGTCACCTACATGGCCGGGTGCGGGATCGATCAGTTCATCGACATCGGCGCCGGGCTGCCCACGGTGGGCAACACCCACGAGGTGGCCCAGGCCGCCGTGCCCGGCGCCCGCGTGGTGTACGTGGACAACGACCCGATCGTGCTGGCCCACGGCCGCGCGCTGCTGGCGACCACCGCCGACACCCAGGTCGTCACCGCCGACCTGCGCGCCCCGGCCGAGGTTGTCGAGCACCCCGACGTGCGCGGGCTGATCGATTTCAGCCGCCCGGTCGGCGTGCTGCTCATCGCCATGACGCACTTCCTGCGTGAGGACGAGCGCGAGCCGGTGATGGGTGTGCTGCGCGACGCGCTGGCCCCCGGCAGCATGCTCGCCCTGACCCATGTCACGGTGGACAAGCACGCGCCGGAGGCCGTCGAGGGCGTCGAGGCCGTCTACCGCCGCACCCCGACGCCCATCTACTTCCGCCGGCACGCCGGGATCGCCCGCTTCTTCGACGGGTTCGACCTGGTCGAGCCCGGGCTCGTCACGGTCGACGAGTGGCGGCCCGACGGCACGGACAACCTGGCACCGACCCGCTGGCTCTACGGCGGGGTCGGCCGTCGCTCATGA
- a CDS encoding ABC transporter substrate-binding protein, with amino-acid sequence MQRRKLFAVALAGVLTAGGLAACGDSPNANNKSASGGATFLTVGMPNGPQTENHNPFVPTSASNSLGYRWVLYEPLLMWNPVKPADESKPWLATKVAWSPDFKQATITVRDGATWSDGQKLTGDDVAFTFDLLKKNDALNTLAVPFGEVSASGNTVTATFTRSMFVLKDRFLGQTPIVPKHQWESIADPTKDPIKNPIGSGPYTLKSFTPQTTTLSVRTSGYWQDLPQVKELRYTSYTDNNAQTTALADGSNEWAFVFIPNYKSVFLAKDQAHYKVWAPPVLGIHGVYINTTKKPFDDPKLRQAMNMVVNRTDIFNQAEAGYFHPQVTNVTGLPSPAGDAFVSDAYQGKNLSPDVEGAKTLLQSAGYKLTGTTLTDPSGKPVKLTLTDPSGWSDYQTSLEIVKSNLAQIGIQATVDKANQDAWTRNVEEGNFDATFRWTNGGSTPYDIYQTVMDGDILKPVGTASPAGNFGRFNSPEATKALRDYANAADDAARKTALATIQKVFVEQVPMIPVGADNVGMAYSTKNWVGWPDETNPYGAGQPTQANALDVILHLKPANS; translated from the coding sequence ATGCAGAGAAGGAAACTGTTCGCGGTCGCCCTCGCGGGCGTGCTGACCGCCGGCGGCCTGGCCGCCTGCGGGGACAGCCCGAACGCGAACAACAAGAGCGCGTCGGGCGGCGCGACCTTCCTCACCGTCGGCATGCCCAACGGTCCGCAGACCGAGAACCACAACCCGTTCGTCCCGACCTCGGCGAGCAACTCGCTCGGCTACCGCTGGGTGCTGTACGAGCCGCTGCTGATGTGGAACCCGGTCAAGCCGGCCGACGAGTCGAAGCCGTGGCTGGCCACCAAGGTGGCGTGGAGCCCGGATTTCAAGCAGGCCACGATCACCGTACGGGACGGCGCGACCTGGTCGGACGGCCAGAAGCTGACCGGTGACGACGTCGCCTTCACGTTCGACCTGCTCAAGAAGAACGACGCGCTGAACACCCTGGCCGTGCCGTTCGGCGAGGTCAGCGCCAGCGGCAACACGGTGACCGCGACGTTCACCCGGTCGATGTTCGTGCTCAAGGACCGTTTCCTCGGGCAGACCCCGATCGTGCCGAAGCACCAGTGGGAGAGCATCGCGGACCCGACCAAGGACCCGATCAAGAACCCGATCGGCTCGGGCCCGTACACGCTCAAGTCGTTCACCCCGCAGACCACCACGCTGTCGGTGCGCACCTCCGGCTACTGGCAGGACCTGCCGCAGGTGAAGGAGCTGCGCTACACGTCGTACACCGACAACAACGCGCAGACCACCGCGCTGGCCGACGGTTCCAACGAGTGGGCGTTCGTGTTCATCCCGAACTACAAGTCGGTGTTCCTGGCCAAGGACCAGGCGCACTACAAGGTCTGGGCGCCGCCGGTGCTGGGCATCCACGGCGTCTACATCAACACCACCAAGAAGCCGTTCGACGACCCGAAGCTGCGCCAGGCGATGAACATGGTCGTCAACCGTACGGACATCTTCAACCAGGCCGAGGCGGGCTACTTCCACCCGCAGGTGACCAACGTGACGGGCCTGCCCTCGCCGGCCGGTGACGCCTTCGTCTCCGACGCCTACCAGGGCAAGAACCTGTCGCCGGACGTCGAGGGCGCCAAGACGCTGCTGCAGTCGGCGGGTTACAAGCTGACCGGCACCACCCTGACCGACCCGAGCGGCAAGCCGGTCAAGCTCACCCTGACCGACCCCAGCGGCTGGTCCGACTACCAGACCTCGCTGGAGATCGTGAAGAGCAACCTGGCCCAGATCGGCATCCAGGCCACGGTGGACAAGGCCAACCAGGACGCCTGGACGCGCAACGTCGAGGAGGGCAACTTCGACGCCACGTTCCGCTGGACCAACGGTGGCTCGACGCCGTACGACATCTACCAGACCGTCATGGACGGCGACATCCTCAAGCCGGTCGGCACCGCGTCGCCCGCGGGCAACTTCGGCCGGTTCAACAGCCCGGAGGCGACCAAGGCGCTGCGTGACTACGCCAACGCCGCCGACGACGCCGCCCGCAAGACCGCGCTCGCCACGATCCAGAAGGTCTTCGTCGAGCAGGTCCCGATGATCCCGGTCGGTGCGGACAACGTCGGCATGGCCTACAGCACCAAGAACTGGGTCGGCTGGCCCGACGAGACCAACCCGTACGGCGCCGGTCAGCCCACGCAGGCCAACGCGCTGGACGTGATCCTGCACCTCAAGCCCGCCAACTCCTGA
- a CDS encoding ABC transporter permease produces MKYLLQRILFYAFTAWAAITLNFFIPRLIPGDPVKSLISRYQGQMSSDAIDSLYTLFGLDKNASLWSQYLDYWKQLFHGDLGLSFTAFPSPVSEVIGDALPWTLALVGLTTIISFFLGTGLGVLAGWRRGSWVDGLLPATTFLSSVPYFWLGLLAIFLLAGPGSFFPSSGGYSPGLVPAWDQYFIPDAIQHSLLPALTILISSVSGWILSMRNMMVTVAAEDYITVAHAKGLSDRRVALSYAARNALLPNVSGFALSLGFIVGGTLLVEIVFSYPGLGFLLFRAVTAKDYPLMQGIFLVITISVLVANLIADIAYLLLDPRTRKEG; encoded by the coding sequence GTGAAGTACCTGCTGCAGCGGATCCTGTTCTACGCCTTCACCGCGTGGGCCGCGATCACCCTGAACTTCTTCATCCCCCGGCTCATCCCCGGCGACCCGGTGAAGTCGCTCATCTCCCGCTACCAGGGCCAGATGAGCTCGGACGCCATCGACTCGCTCTACACCCTGTTCGGCCTGGACAAGAACGCCAGCCTGTGGTCGCAGTACCTGGACTACTGGAAGCAGCTGTTCCACGGCGACCTGGGCCTGTCGTTCACCGCGTTCCCGTCGCCGGTCTCCGAGGTGATCGGGGACGCGCTGCCGTGGACGCTGGCGCTGGTCGGCCTGACCACGATCATCAGCTTCTTCCTCGGCACCGGGCTCGGCGTGCTCGCCGGGTGGCGGCGCGGCTCGTGGGTCGACGGCCTGCTGCCGGCCACCACGTTCCTGTCCTCGGTGCCGTACTTCTGGCTCGGGTTGCTGGCGATCTTCCTGCTCGCCGGTCCGGGCAGCTTCTTCCCGTCCAGCGGTGGCTATTCCCCCGGTCTGGTGCCGGCCTGGGACCAGTACTTCATCCCGGACGCCATCCAGCACAGCCTGCTGCCCGCGCTGACCATCCTGATCTCCTCGGTCAGCGGCTGGATCCTGAGCATGCGCAACATGATGGTCACCGTCGCGGCGGAGGACTACATCACGGTCGCGCACGCCAAGGGTCTGTCCGACCGGCGGGTCGCGCTCAGCTACGCGGCGCGCAACGCCCTGCTGCCCAACGTCTCCGGCTTCGCGCTGTCGCTGGGGTTCATCGTCGGTGGCACGCTGCTGGTGGAGATCGTCTTCTCGTACCCGGGGCTGGGCTTCCTGTTGTTCCGCGCGGTGACCGCGAAGGACTACCCGCTGATGCAGGGCATCTTCCTCGTCATCACCATCTCGGTGCTGGTGGCGAACCTGATCGCGGACATCGCGTACCTGCTGCTCGACCCGCGTACCCGCAAGGAGGGCTGA
- a CDS encoding ABC transporter ATP-binding protein: MTLSPDATAPATEVVLEAQGLTKHFPVRRKLRDLFKRTHEAVHAVDDVDLTLRRGRVVALVGESGSGKSTVARLLAQLYPRTGGDIRLHGESTKVRGGREFRRYVRRVQMIFQDPFASLNPVHTIRYHLTRSLRIHGNAGSSAAELEQALTDLLNRVSLTPPERYLDKFPHELSGGQRQRVAIARALGANPEALLADEPVSMLDVSIRLGVLNLLRDLKERLDLAILYITHDIASARYFADDTLVMYAGRMVEGGDSETVTQAPAHPYTRLLIDSAPDPDRIQNMLADQADRGNGEPPSLIRPPAGCRFHPRCPAAMQRCTTDLPVRIEIGDRPGHWAACWLFDEQTVATSPKIAEEVR; encoded by the coding sequence ATGACGTTGAGCCCCGACGCGACAGCGCCGGCGACCGAGGTGGTGCTTGAGGCGCAAGGCCTGACCAAGCACTTCCCCGTCCGCCGGAAGCTGCGCGACCTCTTCAAGCGCACCCACGAAGCCGTGCACGCGGTCGACGACGTCGACCTCACGCTGCGGCGCGGCCGGGTCGTCGCCCTGGTCGGCGAGTCCGGCTCCGGCAAGTCCACGGTCGCGCGGTTGCTCGCGCAGCTCTACCCGCGCACCGGCGGGGACATCCGGTTGCACGGCGAGTCGACGAAGGTGCGCGGCGGGCGCGAGTTCCGCAGGTACGTCCGCCGGGTCCAGATGATCTTCCAGGACCCGTTCGCCTCGCTGAACCCGGTGCACACGATCCGGTACCACCTGACCCGCTCGCTGCGGATCCACGGCAACGCCGGGTCCTCGGCCGCGGAGCTGGAGCAGGCGCTGACCGATCTGCTCAACCGGGTCAGCCTCACGCCGCCGGAGCGCTACCTCGACAAGTTCCCGCACGAGCTGTCCGGTGGCCAGCGCCAGCGGGTGGCGATCGCCCGGGCGCTGGGTGCGAACCCGGAGGCGCTGCTGGCCGACGAGCCGGTGTCCATGCTGGACGTCTCCATCCGGCTGGGCGTGCTCAACCTGTTGCGGGACCTCAAGGAGCGGCTCGACCTGGCGATCCTGTACATCACCCACGACATCGCCTCGGCCCGCTACTTCGCCGACGACACGCTGGTGATGTACGCCGGCCGGATGGTCGAGGGCGGCGACAGCGAGACGGTGACCCAGGCGCCCGCCCACCCGTACACCCGGCTGCTGATCGACTCGGCCCCGGACCCGGACCGGATCCAGAACATGCTGGCCGACCAGGCCGACCGCGGCAACGGTGAGCCGCCGAGCCTGATCCGCCCGCCGGCCGGCTGCCGGTTCCACCCGCGCTGCCCGGCGGCGATGCAGCGGTGCACCACCGACCTGCCGGTACGCATCGAGATCGGCGACCGGCCCGGGCACTGGGCGGCCTGCTGGCTCTTCGACGAGCAGACCGTGGCCACCAGCCCGAAGATCGCCGAGGAGGTCCGGTGA
- a CDS encoding GH1 family beta-glucosidase, which produces MNPVAARGLLLPEADFPPSFRWGVATSSYQIEGAVAEDGRTPSIWDTFSRVPGAVAGGDNGDVACDHYHRMPQDVALIKSLGVDTYRFSVAWPRVQPGGRGPVNPAGLAFYDRLTDELLAAGVDPWVTLYHWDLPQELEDAGGWPSRDTAYRFADYAMLVFDKLSDRVDNWTTLNEPWCSAWLGYAIGVHAPGRKDYDASIAAVHHLLLGHGLATQRMRAAATREHTFGITLNTGTADPLTDTETDRAAARRADGMGLRIYLDPLRKGGYPQDMVDDLAARGTAFPVRDGDLAIIATPFDVLGVNFYFGQDFSGTDEQGSLVDEDGHPVVRAVLPDRPRTAMGWPITPERFTQLLVRLHRDYPGLPLVITENGAAFDDVADESGFVTDDDRTAYLAEHLAAVAAAREQGADIRGYFAWSLLDNFEWAEGYAKRFGIVHVDYATQVRTPKQSALWFRDTIARNRA; this is translated from the coding sequence ATGAACCCCGTTGCGGCACGCGGTCTGCTGCTGCCCGAGGCTGACTTCCCGCCGTCGTTCCGGTGGGGGGTCGCCACCTCGTCGTACCAGATCGAGGGCGCGGTCGCCGAGGACGGCCGGACACCGTCCATCTGGGACACGTTCAGCCGGGTGCCCGGCGCGGTCGCCGGCGGCGACAACGGCGACGTCGCGTGCGACCACTACCACCGGATGCCGCAGGACGTGGCGCTGATCAAGAGCCTGGGCGTGGACACGTACCGGTTCTCGGTGGCCTGGCCACGGGTGCAGCCGGGCGGGCGCGGCCCGGTCAACCCGGCCGGCCTGGCGTTCTACGACCGGCTGACCGACGAGCTGCTGGCCGCCGGGGTCGACCCGTGGGTGACGCTCTACCACTGGGACCTGCCGCAGGAGCTGGAGGACGCGGGCGGCTGGCCCAGCCGCGACACCGCGTACCGCTTCGCCGACTACGCCATGCTGGTGTTCGACAAGCTCAGCGACCGGGTGGACAACTGGACCACGCTCAACGAGCCGTGGTGCTCGGCGTGGCTGGGCTACGCGATCGGGGTGCACGCCCCGGGCCGCAAGGACTACGACGCCAGCATCGCGGCGGTGCACCACCTGCTGCTCGGCCACGGGCTGGCGACCCAGCGGATGCGTGCGGCGGCGACCCGCGAGCACACCTTCGGCATCACCCTCAACACGGGTACGGCCGACCCGCTCACCGACACCGAGACCGACCGCGCCGCCGCCCGCCGCGCCGACGGGATGGGCCTGCGCATCTATCTCGACCCGCTGCGCAAGGGCGGCTATCCGCAGGACATGGTCGACGACCTGGCGGCGCGCGGCACGGCCTTCCCGGTCCGGGACGGCGACCTCGCGATCATCGCCACCCCGTTCGACGTGCTCGGCGTGAACTTCTACTTCGGCCAGGACTTCAGCGGCACCGACGAGCAGGGCAGCCTCGTCGACGAGGACGGCCACCCGGTCGTGCGCGCCGTGCTGCCGGACCGTCCGAGGACCGCGATGGGCTGGCCGATCACCCCGGAGCGCTTCACCCAGCTGCTGGTCCGGCTGCACCGGGACTACCCCGGCCTGCCGCTGGTCATCACCGAGAACGGCGCGGCCTTCGACGACGTCGCCGACGAGTCCGGCTTCGTGACCGACGACGACCGCACGGCCTACCTGGCCGAGCACCTCGCGGCGGTGGCGGCGGCCCGCGAGCAGGGTGCCGACATCCGCGGCTACTTCGCCTGGTCGCTGCTGGACAACTTCGAGTGGGCCGAGGGCTACGCCAAGCGCTTCGGCATCGTGCACGTCGACTACGCCACGCAGGTGCGCACCCCGAAGCAGTCCGCCCTGTGGTTCCGCGACACGATCGCCCGCAACCGCGCGTGA
- a CDS encoding ricin-type beta-trefoil lectin domain protein: protein MAVPRRTTVATATTALLLATGAAVVLGSPAEAAAEAVSIVLTTTDDSRGVHVTRGLQAQPQIAFTAAGGSASTTITVDENTRYQQFQGGGASITDTTAYLLRGGAVSAATRDDVMRKLFSPTDGIGLSFVRNPIGASDLSRPGNVSLDDTCCDLGDFGSNGYDTNVRLLTQQAKTLNAPMKVMAVPWSAPGWMKDNGRMDQMGWLKYEYYGTYAQYLVKYIQSYQAAGVPVDYLSVQNEPNCCNASNPPAQTYPGMNWNSSGLIEFTKNFVYPAFRAAGISTKVLIHDWNYGDWAGMGQAVLADPGVRDDPLFGGVAWHGYSGDPAVGSQVHDQYPGVPQFSTEHSGGTWIGNQHNEDLADIVNYGRNWSGSLVKWSLAVDQTMGPHNGGCGTCTGLITVQNGGSRAGQVDYTIEYYTTGHLTKYVRPGAYRIASTASTTVPNIAWRNPDGSKALIAHNGGTAAQPVKVVWGNQSFTYTLPARTTATFTWNGTPGTPSTSTGAIVSQANGKCLDVTNGSTADGTLPQMWSCVAGSANQTWTSGSDGTVRALGKCLDVQNNATTDGAAVHLWTCYAGLASQRWSLTDGTLVNANSGKCLDIKDNNLADGATLQQWACTGAANQRWTRS, encoded by the coding sequence ATGGCCGTTCCCCGACGTACCACAGTGGCCACCGCCACCACCGCATTGCTTCTCGCGACCGGCGCAGCCGTCGTTCTCGGTTCCCCCGCCGAGGCTGCCGCCGAAGCCGTCAGCATCGTCCTGACCACCACCGACGACAGCCGGGGCGTGCACGTCACGCGCGGCTTGCAGGCCCAGCCGCAGATCGCGTTCACAGCGGCCGGCGGCTCGGCAAGCACCACGATCACCGTCGACGAGAACACCCGCTACCAGCAGTTCCAGGGCGGGGGCGCGTCGATCACCGACACCACCGCGTACCTGTTGCGCGGCGGTGCCGTCAGCGCCGCCACCCGCGACGACGTGATGCGCAAGCTGTTCAGCCCGACTGACGGGATCGGGCTGTCGTTCGTGCGCAACCCGATCGGCGCGTCCGACCTGTCCCGGCCCGGCAACGTCTCACTCGACGACACCTGCTGCGACCTCGGCGACTTCGGGAGCAACGGGTACGACACCAACGTGCGGCTGCTGACCCAGCAGGCCAAGACGCTGAACGCGCCGATGAAGGTGATGGCCGTCCCGTGGAGCGCGCCCGGCTGGATGAAGGACAACGGCCGGATGGACCAGATGGGCTGGCTCAAGTACGAGTACTACGGCACGTACGCCCAGTACCTCGTCAAGTACATCCAGTCGTACCAGGCGGCCGGCGTACCGGTGGACTACCTCAGCGTGCAGAACGAGCCGAACTGCTGCAACGCGAGCAACCCGCCGGCGCAGACGTACCCGGGGATGAACTGGAACTCCAGCGGGTTGATCGAGTTCACGAAGAACTTCGTCTACCCGGCGTTCCGCGCGGCCGGGATCAGCACGAAGGTACTCATCCACGACTGGAACTACGGCGACTGGGCCGGGATGGGACAGGCGGTCCTCGCTGATCCGGGCGTACGCGACGATCCGCTCTTCGGCGGTGTGGCCTGGCACGGCTACTCGGGCGATCCGGCGGTCGGCTCCCAGGTGCACGACCAGTACCCGGGCGTGCCGCAGTTCTCCACCGAGCACTCCGGCGGCACGTGGATCGGCAACCAGCACAACGAGGATCTCGCCGACATCGTCAACTACGGCCGCAACTGGAGTGGTTCGCTGGTCAAGTGGAGCCTCGCGGTGGACCAGACCATGGGTCCGCACAACGGCGGCTGCGGCACCTGCACCGGGCTGATCACCGTGCAGAACGGTGGCTCCCGGGCCGGCCAGGTGGACTACACCATCGAGTACTACACGACCGGGCACCTGACGAAGTACGTACGCCCCGGGGCGTACCGGATCGCGTCCACCGCCTCGACGACCGTGCCGAACATCGCCTGGCGCAACCCCGACGGGTCGAAGGCCCTGATCGCGCACAACGGTGGGACAGCCGCGCAGCCGGTGAAGGTGGTGTGGGGCAACCAGTCGTTCACCTACACCCTGCCGGCGCGCACCACGGCGACGTTCACCTGGAACGGCACCCCCGGCACCCCGTCCACCAGCACCGGCGCCATCGTCAGTCAGGCCAACGGCAAATGCCTCGACGTCACCAACGGTTCGACCGCGGACGGCACGCTGCCACAGATGTGGTCGTGCGTCGCCGGCTCGGCCAACCAGACCTGGACGAGCGGTTCCGACGGTACGGTCCGGGCGCTGGGCAAGTGCCTCGACGTGCAGAACAACGCGACCACCGACGGCGCGGCCGTGCACCTGTGGACGTGCTACGCCGGGCTGGCGTCGCAGCGGTGGAGCCTGACCGACGGCACCCTGGTCAACGCGAACTCCGGCAAGTGCCTCGACATCAAGGACAACAACCTGGCCGACGGCGCCACCCTGCAGCAGTGGGCCTGCACCGGCGCCGCCAACCAGCGCTGGACCCGGTCATGA
- a CDS encoding ABC transporter permease: MTIPTSSVEQVIPGQGAMAQPEAKPVRARRQRFRFVSNGKALTGIVILGIYVLFAIIGPWVAPYDPDARSEDLVQGPSASHWLGTTHLGQDVLSQLLDGTRTVMVVGLAAGAMATVLSVLIGVTAGYLGGGWDESLSALSNVFLVIPALPLVIIITAAAPSGGAVLVALIIGATSWAWNARVLRAQTLSLRRRDYVEASRATGEKTWRIILFEILPNLTAIIASGFVGTVIFAVTSEITLAFIGIGSDTGWNWGTILFWAQSQQALAQGAWWWFVPAGLAIAFLGTALSLINFGIDEFVSPRLRSAGKTKVKTASGRTVRMRVGFTPVLSNSSAPHTHAKPIPTMSTAAATPVNRSKEATE, from the coding sequence ATGACCATTCCCACCTCGAGCGTCGAGCAGGTCATCCCCGGTCAGGGCGCGATGGCCCAGCCGGAGGCCAAGCCGGTCCGGGCCAGGCGGCAGCGGTTCCGCTTCGTGTCCAACGGCAAGGCGCTGACCGGCATCGTCATCCTCGGCATCTACGTCCTGTTCGCGATCATCGGTCCGTGGGTGGCCCCCTACGACCCGGACGCCCGCAGCGAGGACCTCGTCCAGGGCCCGTCGGCGTCGCACTGGCTCGGCACCACGCACCTCGGTCAGGACGTGCTCAGCCAGTTGCTGGACGGCACCCGTACGGTCATGGTCGTCGGTCTTGCCGCCGGTGCCATGGCCACCGTGCTCTCGGTGCTGATCGGGGTGACCGCCGGCTATCTCGGCGGCGGCTGGGACGAGAGCCTGTCCGCGCTGTCCAACGTGTTCCTGGTGATCCCGGCGCTGCCGCTGGTCATCATCATCACGGCGGCGGCGCCCTCCGGCGGTGCCGTGCTGGTCGCGCTGATCATCGGCGCCACCTCGTGGGCCTGGAACGCCCGGGTGCTGCGGGCCCAGACACTGTCGCTGCGGCGGCGGGACTACGTCGAGGCGTCCCGGGCGACCGGCGAGAAGACCTGGCGGATCATCCTGTTCGAGATCCTGCCCAACCTCACCGCGATCATCGCCTCCGGTTTCGTCGGTACGGTGATCTTCGCGGTCACCTCGGAGATCACCCTGGCGTTCATCGGCATCGGCTCGGACACCGGCTGGAACTGGGGCACGATCCTGTTCTGGGCGCAGAGCCAGCAGGCGCTCGCGCAGGGTGCCTGGTGGTGGTTCGTCCCGGCGGGTCTGGCGATCGCGTTCCTCGGCACCGCCCTCTCGCTGATCAACTTCGGTATCGACGAGTTCGTCAGCCCGCGGTTGCGCAGTGCCGGCAAGACCAAGGTCAAGACCGCTTCCGGCCGTACGGTGCGGATGCGCGTCGGTTTCACGCCCGTGCTGAGCAACTCGTCCGCCCCGCACACCCACGCGAAACCGATCCCGACCATGTCCACGGCCGCCGCGACCCCGGTGAACCGCAGCAAGGAGGCGACCGAATGA